A window of Schistocerca gregaria isolate iqSchGreg1 unplaced genomic scaffold, iqSchGreg1.2 ptg000659l, whole genome shotgun sequence contains these coding sequences:
- the LOC126318210 gene encoding probable small nuclear ribonucleoprotein G, whose amino-acid sequence MNKVGGPDLKKFMEKRLLVKINGGRQVTGILRGYDQYLNLVLDNAVEEVSSTERNQMGSTFIRGSSVLMVEPVVKS is encoded by the exons ATGAACAAGGTCGGAGGACCGGATCTCAAAAA GTTCATGGAGAAGCGACTTTTAG TCAAGATTAATGGAGGGCGCCAGGTCACAGGCATCTTAAGAGGATATGACCAATACCTCAATTTGGTTTTAGATAACGCAGTGGAAGAGGTGTCAAGCACAGAAAGAAATCAAATGGGGAGCACATTTATACGGG GCAGCAGCGTTCTCATGGTGGAACCCGTAGTGAAAAGTTAA
- the LOC126318208 gene encoding phosphatidylinositol glycan anchor biosynthesis class U protein-like — translation MYRPASLPLLHLTFIIALSIGFRYFIKNCYQNDWQSTYEVVTPVNSFKRLEEALWLKSKGIHPYDVGYYHDSPFYLCLFQQLSRLDSFQFLTSHIFIILDIFSVVLLFCLPNAYKRKFSHETSPETSLIHYAKHEKMTQSAANLDVSRSRLREFLQRQIYSHLPQIISLGYALNPFAVLSCVAKSTQTIENTAVFLLALLLLLNYKFLSTLLLALCIFVDPHLVVLIPPSCLLLTSDTNSNRYGFMTVVVSVVSFLQLWLILSFYFLNDGAKPISDISAVGWKFLQSYFGFIFKVEDIQPNIGINWYFFGLIFPNFRNFFLFVCQFQILFYMIPITLKFRKYPFVAWWILLCFSGLMKSYPSTADLATMFAFIPLIYHLLEKSDLMFVLHLFILICFFIIYVLRILFVHTVAINVNFYFFACLALRVLIFFLINDVMKAVLKRDFLVKYCYRELNETKSD, via the exons ATGTATCGGCCTGCTTCACTACCTCTACTTCATTTAACCTTTATCATTGCGTTGAGCATCGGATTCCGCTACTTCATCAAAAACTGTTATCAGAACGATTGGCAAAGCACTTATGAAGTCGTAACACCAGTCAACAGCTTCAAACGAT TAGAGGAGGCGCTTTGGCTTAAAAGCAAGGGAATCCATCCATACGACGTCGGATACTATCACGATTCTCCCTTCTACCTTTGTCTATTCCAGCAACTGTCTCGCCTTGATTCGTTCCAATTTCTAACTTCGCATATTTTTATTATTCTTGACATCTTTTCTGTCGTTCTTCTTTTCTGCCTTCCAAATGCCTACAAACGAAAGTTCTCGCATGAAACTTCGCCAGAAACTTCACTCATCCACTATGCCAAGCATGAAAAAATGACGCAAAGCGCCGCGAACCTCGACGTGTCTCGCAGTCGCCTAAGAGAGTTTCTGCAACGACAAATCTATTCTCATCTACCTCAAATTATCTCTTTGGGATATGCACTCAATCCCTTTGCCGTACTTTCATGCGTCGCAAAGTCGACTCAAACCATTGAAAATACGGCCGTTTTCCTGTTGGCGCTCTTGTTGCTGTTGAATTACAAATTTCTTTCAACGCTCTTGCTAGCGCTTTGCATCTTCGTCGACCCGCACCTGGTCGTTCTGATTCCACCCAGCTGTCTGCTATTAACCAGCGACACCAATAGCAATCGATACGGGTTCATGACCGTCGTCGTCTCGGTCGTATCTTTCCTGCAGCTTTGGCTGattttgtcattttattttttGAATGACGGCGCCAAACCAATTTCCGACATTTCCGCTGTCGGATGGAAGTTCCTCCAATCCTACTTCGGATTCATCTTCAAAGTAGAGGATATACAACCGAACATCGGCATCAATTGGTACTTTTTTGGTCTGATTTTCCCAAACTTCAGAAACTTCTTTCTATTCGTTTGTCAGTTCCAAATCCTGTTCTATATGATACCCATCACTCTGAAATTTAG AAAATACCCATTCGTCGCCTGGTGGATTCTCTTGTGCTTTTCCGGCCTTATGAAGTCATATCCATCTACCGCCGATCTGGCCACCATGTTCGCATTCATCCCACTTATTTATCATCTGCTGGAAAAATCTGACCTCATGTTCGTGCTCCACTTGTTCATTTTGATTTGCTTCTTCATCATCTACGTTCTGAGAATACTCTTCGTGCACACCGTAGCAATCAACGTGAACTTCTACTTTTTCGCGTGCTTAGCTCTCCGAGTGCTCATCTTCTTCCTCATCAACGACGTCATGAAGGCGGTGCTGAAACGCGACTTTCTGGTCAAATACTGCTATCGCGAACTGAATGAGACGAAAAGTGATTGA
- the LOC126318209 gene encoding vacuolar protein sorting-associated protein 29-like isoform X2, translating to MLVLIAGDLHIPHRTSCIPAQFRKLLAPNKVQHTLITGNLCLKEQYEYFFSLCNDVHVVKGDFDEENYPTEKVINIGGYKIGLIHGHQIVPFGDKEAFLAVQRRLDTDILVSGHTHQMSSWEDQGKLFLNPGSITGAYTGFTAQVVPSFMLLDITESGICVYMYELKENMSINRIYFGGPSTKPSSSLDTPNEEKCED from the exons ATG CTCGTTTTGATTGCGGGCGATTTGCACATCCCCCATCGCACCTCCTGCATTCCGGCTCAGTTCAGAAAGCTACTG GCACCCAATAAGGTTCAGCACACACTCATCACTGGAAACCTTTGCCTGAAAGAACAATACGAATACTTCTTCAGCCTGTGCAACGATGTCCATGTTGTCAAGGGTGATTTCGACGAG GAAAACTATCCGACTGAAAAAGTCATAAATATAGGAGGATACAAAATTGGGCTTATCCACGGACATCAA ATCGTCCCATTTGGAGACAAAGAGGCGTTCCTGGCCGTTCAGCGACGACTTGATACGGACATTCTGGTCTCTGGACATACCCACCAG ATGAGCTCCTGGGAAGACCAAGGTAAACTGTTCCTTAATCCGGGAAGTATAACCGGTGCATATACAGGATTCACTGC tcaggtCGTCCCCAGCTTCATGTTGCTAGATATCACTGAAAGCGGGATTTGCGTGTACATGTACGAGTTGAAGGAAAATATGAGTATTAACAGAATTTATTTTGGAGGCCCTTCCACAAAACCGTCCTCCTCTCTGGACACGCCGAATGAAGAAAAATGCGAGGACTAA
- the LOC126318209 gene encoding uncharacterized protein LOC126318209 isoform X1 has product MQADKRRNARKLASLNGDEGKIDQARSGAESKPISFSSIHRRCKTNGSLNCYRAGASMLSRDCGRDLDEHSRVQRFESLLHRENVDMHALRVLSWNGIPEKYRGLVWRMLLEYCPPNALRREVVLSKKREEYREFCLRYYVNMSTNTLRQDWLESASYHDKIFVHQIKIDVPRTLPHNSLFSDLRIQGALERVLTLWSLRHPASGYVQGINDLVTPFFIVFLREFTIKNEKKDDQDKECYLEEEDKCISPAVQSSCTEKEECCTRSTPKKNENLDIDFSLISDQDLAIIEADVYWSMSMFIQSIQDNYIFAQPGIRRMLKDLEKLVSRIDAPLFVHLQAEGINFVQFAFRWMNCLLMRELPMSIVIRLWDTYISEGRQFSSLHTYFCASLLISFSKELRESDFQNLMMFLHHLPTEDWTIESIEPLISQAYMWQTYYNNSPSHLKTL; this is encoded by the exons ATGCAAGCTGACAAAAGAAGAAACGCTAGAAAGCTCGCATCGCTCAATGGCGACGAGGGGAAGATAGACCAGGCAAGGAGTGGGGCCGAATCGAAGCCAATTAGTTTTTCTAGCATACATAGAAGATGTAAAACCAATGGCAG TCTCAACTGCTATAGGGCGGGTGCGTCTATGCTGAGTAGAGACTGTGGGCGTGACCTGGACGAGCATTCTCGAGTACAGAGATTCGAATCTTTGTTGCACCGAGAGAATGTAGACATGCATGCGCTGCGCGTACTGAGCTGGAATGGCATACCTGAGAAGTACCGAGGCTTGGTGTGGAGgatgctgcttgaatactgcccgcCGAATGCGTTGAGGCGTGAGGTGGTATTGTCCAAAAAGCGCGAGGAATATCGAGAGTTTTGTTTAAGGTATTATGTGAACATGTCTACAAACACGTTGAGACAAGATTGGCTAGAAAGTGCCAGTTATCACGACAAAATATTTGTACACCAAATCAAAATTGACGTTCCTAGAACGTTGCCTCACAATTCGTTGTTTTCAGATTTGCGAATTCAGGGCGCACTGGAAAGAGTGTTGACCTTGTGGTCTCTGAGACACCCGGCAAGTGGATACGTCCAGGGAATCAACGACTTGGTGACACCTTTTTTTATTGTGTTCTTGAGGGAATTCACAATCAAGAACGAAAAGAAAGACGATCAAGATAAAGAATGCTATTTGGAAGAGGAAGACAAATGCATATCTCCTGCAGTTCAGTCGTCTTGCACGGAAAAAGAAGAATGTTGTACCAGGTCAACTccgaagaaaaatgaaaatttagaTATTGACTTTAGTCTGATTTCAGACCAAGATCTCGCTATCATTGAAGCGGACGTATATTGGTCTATGAGTATGTTCATCCAGTCTATTCAAGACAATTACATTTTTGCACAGCCTGGCATTCGACGTATGCTCAAAGACCTCGAAAAATTGGTATCTAGGATTGACGCACCTCTATTTGTTCATTTGCAAGCCGAAGGTATTAACTTTGTTCAATTTGCCTTTCGGTGGATGAATTGTCTCCTGATGCGAGAACTCCCGATGAGTATTGTTATCCGACTTTGGGATACTTATATTTCCGAAGGTCGTCAGTTCTCCTCTTTGCACACCTATTTTTGTGCTTCGTTATTGATTTCCTTCAGCAAGGAATTGAGAGAAAGCGACTTCCAAAACCTGATGATGTTCCTCCACCACCTGCCAACCGAAGACTGGACGATAGAGTCAATAGAGCCTCTCATTTCTCAGGCATACATGTGGCAAACATACTATAACAATTCCCCTTCCCATCTCAAAAccttgtaa